The Anomaloglossus baeobatrachus isolate aAnoBae1 chromosome 4, aAnoBae1.hap1, whole genome shotgun sequence genome contains the following window.
gttttttctttacaataataataaaaaaagttcatGTTACTAACATGGCGGTTAAAACCTGTATCCAAGCAAGACTGACAGATTGATTCTTTTTAAAATTATCATACAGCTCTGATGTGTGATGTGTACACTAATATAGGACACAGCATATGTTGTAAAGGGATCCCATAATATAGCAATGATACAGGGAATCAGAAGAAAGAAGCAGTGGAGCAGGACATGTACCGATCTCATCTATATGTACAGAAGCCTTTTCCACTAGTGAGCATTCATGTCTCCCATCATTCCACCACAAAATATACAAAGAGTGTGATGAAGAGGATGAGACTTGGGCTAACGAGGAGATTCAACCCAGATCCATAACCACCATAACCACTGTAATATTCAGGTCCCCTTTTATATTCGGTAACGCACAACTGCCGGATGACGCTGCTCTTCACTCTATATTCAGTTTGGTCTATTTCAGAGATATTCTTCCCCTCATTCGGCTTCATCACATATTCGGTCATGGACATGTTGTAGCAGTCAGTGACAAATCTGTCTTCGTTCACATATGGATTTCCTTGGTACGTTGGTCTGTAAACCTGACGGGGCATTTGGTTTTGGTAGCTGTTATAATAACGAGAGTCCATATCATTGTCAAAGCTATACCTCATGTTGCTAACTGCACTGCCCAACATGTAACCTCCAattgctcctgcagcagctcctgcaGCCACCATTTTCATATTGGTCTTACTTTTAGGAGGCTTATACTGCTTATTAAAGTTGCTTCCTCCTGGATTATAATTATTTCCCCAGTTGCCACCAGTATTCCAATTGCTTCCTGGATTGGCTGGGTAATGGGGATTCCAGTTGCCTCCAGTGTTGCCTGTATGACTGGGGTTCCAATTACTTCCAGTGTTGCCTGGGTAACTAGGATTTCGG
Protein-coding sequences here:
- the PRNP gene encoding major prion protein produces the protein MAKTFWIHLALISFFLVMTVTSKKGGKSKGGGWSSGTNRNPSYPGNTGSNWNPSHTGNTGGNWNPHYPANPGSNWNTGGNWGNNYNPGGSNFNKQYKPPKSKTNMKMVAAGAAAGAIGGYMLGSAVSNMRYSFDNDMDSRYYNSYQNQMPRQVYRPTYQGNPYVNEDRFVTDCYNMSMTEYVMKPNEGKNISEIDQTEYRVKSSVIRQLCVTEYKRGPEYYSGYGGYGSGLNLLVSPSLILFITLFVYFVVE